Proteins from a genomic interval of Saccopteryx leptura isolate mSacLep1 chromosome 13, mSacLep1_pri_phased_curated, whole genome shotgun sequence:
- the SFXN3 gene encoding sideroflexin-3, with product MGALPLDINIQEPRWDQSTFLGRAHHFFTVTDPRNLLLSGAQLEASRNIVQNYRAGVVTPGLTEDQLWRAKYVYDSAFHPDTGEKVVLIGRMSAQVPMNMTITGCMLTFYRQTPTVVFWQWVNQSFNAVVNYSNRSGDAPITVGQLGTAYVSATTGAVATALGLKSLTKHLPPLVGRFVPFAAVAAANCINIPLMRQRELQVGIPVTDEAGQRLGHSVTAAKQGIFQVVISRICMAIPAMAIPPVIMDTLEKKDFLRRRPWLGAPLQVALVGFCLVFATPLCCALFPQRSSIRVSRLEPELRAQIHQQNPSIEVVYYNKGL from the exons ATGGGTGCGTTGCCCTTAGATATCAACATCCAGGAACCTCGCTGGGACCAAAGCACTTTCCTGGGCAGAGCCCATCACTTCTTCACTGTTACTGACCCCCGAAATCTGCTGCTGTCTGGGGCACAGCTGGAAGCTTCCCGGAACATTGTGCAGAACTACAG GGCTGGCGTGGTGACTCCCGGGCTCACTGAAGACCAGCTGTGGAGGGCCAAGTATGTTTATGACTCCGCTTTCCATCCGGACACGGGGGAGAAAGTGGTCCTGATTGGCCGCATGTCAGCCCAGGTGCCCATGAACATGACCATCACTGGCTGCATGCTCACCTTCTACAGGCAG ACCCCAACCGTGGTGTTCTGGCAGTGGGTGAACCAGTCCTTCAATGCTGTTGTTAACTACTCCAACCGCAGTGGCGATGCTCCCATCACTGTGGG GCAGCTGGGAACAGCTTATGTGAGTGCCACCACTGGGGCTGTGGCCACAGCCCTGGGACTCAAATCCCTCACCAAG CACCTGCCCCCACTGGTTGGCAGATTTGTGCCCTTTGCAGCTGTGGCAGCTGCAAATTGCATCAACATCCCTCTGATGAGGCAGAG ggAGCTGCAGGTGGGCATCCCGGTGACCGACGAGGCAGGTCAGAGGCTTGGCCACTCCGTGACTGCGGCCAAGCAGGGCATCTTCCAGGTGGTGATATCGAGAATCTGCATGGCGATCCCCGCCATGG CCATTCCCCCCGTGATCATGGACACTCTGGAGAAAAAAGACTTCCTGAGG CGTCGCCCCTGGCTGGGGGCACCCCTGCAGGTGGCACTGGTGGGCTTCTG CCTGGTATTTGCCACCCCACTGTGCTGTGCCCTGTTCCCCCAGAGGAG CTCCATACGCGTCAGCAGGctggaaccagagctgagagCTCAGATCCATCAGCAAAACCCCAGCATTGAAGTAGTGTACTACAATAAGGGGCTCTGA
- the PDZD7 gene encoding PDZ domain-containing protein 7 isoform X2, with the protein MAHGFAVGFDPLGLGDVSSGSLSSLSSRGHLGSDSGTATRYLLRKQQRLLNGPPRGIRASSPMGRVILINSPIEANSDESDIIHAVRVEKSPAGRLGFSVRGGSEHGLGIFVSKVEEGSSAERAGLCVGDKITEVNGLSLESTTMGSAVKVLTGSSRLHMMVRRMGRVPGIKFSKEKTTWVDVVNRRLVVEKCSSAPSDSSSEDGVRRIVHLYTTSDDFCLGFNIRGGKEFGLGIYVSKVDHGGLAEENGIKVGDQVLAANGVRFDDISHSQAVEVLKGQTHIMLTIKETGRYPAYKEMVSEYCWLDRLSNGVLQQLSQASESSSSVSSYASSVPYSSAEGSSSLPSDRMDVCLGPEEPGSRGPGWGRADTAMQTDPDVGGRVETWCSVRPTVILRDTAIRSDGPLPTHRLDSALSESPKTALLLALSRPRPPITRSQSHLTLWAPWVLPRVCRGEEATEEGEVGVLRGEGGPAALQDTHEPLLQGRAARAAAWGRGQRGLDTGEREPGQGPASPGHGER; encoded by the exons ATGGCGCACGGTTTCGCAGTGGGTTTTGACCCGCTGGGCCTTGGAGACGTAAGCTCGGGCTCTCTGAGCTCCCTCTCCTCCCGAGGCCACCTGGGCAGCGACTCAGGCACCGCAACGCGATACCTGCTGAGGAAGCAACAGCGGCTGCTGAATGGGCCCCCCCGCGGAATCCGAGCCTCGTCACCCATGGGCCGTGTCATCCTCATCAACTCCCCCATCGAAG CCAACAGTGATGAGAGCGACATCATACACGCAGTCCGTGTGGAGAAGAGTCCGGCAGGGAGGCTGGGTTTCAGTGTGCGGGGCGGCTCTGAGCACGGCCTGGGCATCTTCGTCAgcaaggtggaggaggggagcagtGCAG AGCGGGCTGGCCTGTGTGTGGGGGACAAGATCACGGAGGTGAACGGGCTGAGCCTGGAGAGCACCACCATGGGCAGCGCCGTGAAGGTCCTGACGGGCAGCAGCCGCCTGCACATGATGGTGAGACGCATGGGCCGTGTGCCGGGCATCAAGTTCTCCAAGGAGAAGACCACGTG GGTGGACGTGGTGAATCGGCGGCTGGTAGTGGAGAAGTGCAGCTCAGCGCCATCGGACAGCAGCTCAGAGGACGGTGTGCGGCGCATCGTTCACCTCTACACGACCTCCGACGACTTCTGCCTGGGCTTCAACATCCGCGGGGGCAAGGAGTTTGGCCTGGGCATCTACGTGTCCAA AGTGGACCATGGTGGGCTGGCCGAGGAGAATGGCATCAAGGTGGGAGACCAGGTCCTGGCAGCCAACGGGGTCAGGTTTGACGACATCAGCCACAGCCAGGCCGTGGAGGTGCTGAAGGGCCAGACACACATCATGTTGACCATCAAG GAGACTGGCCGGTACCCTGCCTACAAGGAGATGGTTTCTGAGTACTGCTGGCTGGACCGAT TGAGCAACGGGGTGCTGCAGCAGCTGTCCCAGGCCTCTGAGAGCAGCTCCAGTGTCTCCTCCTATGCCTCCAGCGTCCCCTACAGCTCGGCCGAGGGCTCCAGCTCTCTGCCCTCTGACCGCATGGATGTCTGCCTGGGGCCTGAGGAACCCGGCAGCCGTGGTCCTGGCTGGGGACGGGCAGACACAGCTATGCAGACAGACCCCGACGTGGGGGGCCGTGTGGAGACCTGGTGTAGCGTGCGGCCCACAGTCATCCTCAGGGACACAGCCATCCGCTCCGATGGACCCTTGCCCACCCATCGCCTTGACTCTGCTCTCTCTGAGTCCCCTAAGACAGCGCTGCTGCTGGCCCTCAGCCGACCCCGGCCCCCCATCACTCGCTCCCAGAGCCACCTGACCTTGTGGG CCCCCTGGGTGCTCCCTCGTgtctgcagaggagaagaagcaacGGAAGAAGGAGAAGTCGGGGTCCTCCGGGGAGAAGGGGGCCCTGCAGCGCTCCAAGACACTCATGAACCTCTTCTTCAAGGGAGGGCGGCAAGGGCGGCTGCCTGGGGACGGGGGCAGAGAGGCCTGGACACTGGAGAGAGGGAGCCCGGCCAAGGCCCGGCCTCGCCTGGACATGGAGAAAGGTAA